Proteins encoded within one genomic window of Bradyrhizobium sp. CB1717:
- a CDS encoding MFS transporter, with product MCIGQVGNLLPHVTLSANLAQHLMPAWGLSAAEGGLMASGYAFGYMLAVPVLTTLTDRIDARLVLLWGSIVSGLATAAFGIFAQGFWSGTAIWSLAGLGFAGAYMPGLKALTDRLPPGDTSRAVTLYTSSFSVGVGLSFLVAQLIADRWGWRSAFLVTGCGPIAMVVACLLIDARQPAPKAGRLLNFAPVFGNREALGYILGYGAHCFELYGIRTWLVGFWTFVVAHQGAPSWLSPVVLSFCFAVISMPASILGNEAALKFGRHRAITFVMIASACVALAIGLNASAPAWLLALLLLLYGLTVPADSGALTAGMSAAAASEHRGATLALHSTVGFGLSAMGAWGTGAALDIAGGPQSASGWLLAFVVLAAGIAVGPLALLWARLPHAKKQRS from the coding sequence ATGTGCATCGGCCAGGTCGGCAATCTGCTGCCGCATGTGACGCTGTCCGCAAACCTGGCGCAGCATCTGATGCCGGCGTGGGGTCTCTCGGCCGCCGAAGGCGGTTTGATGGCGAGCGGCTACGCGTTCGGCTACATGCTCGCCGTGCCCGTGCTGACGACCTTGACCGACCGCATCGATGCGCGCCTCGTCCTGCTCTGGGGCTCGATCGTCAGCGGGCTCGCCACTGCTGCTTTCGGCATCTTCGCGCAAGGGTTTTGGTCGGGGACCGCGATCTGGTCGCTTGCGGGGCTTGGATTTGCCGGCGCCTACATGCCGGGCCTGAAGGCGCTGACCGACCGGCTTCCCCCGGGCGACACCTCGCGGGCGGTCACGCTGTACACCTCGAGCTTCTCGGTCGGTGTCGGCCTCTCGTTCCTCGTCGCGCAACTGATTGCCGACCGTTGGGGATGGCGGTCCGCTTTCCTTGTCACCGGCTGCGGCCCGATCGCAATGGTGGTCGCGTGTCTCCTGATCGATGCGCGGCAGCCAGCGCCGAAGGCCGGGCGGCTGCTGAACTTCGCGCCCGTCTTCGGCAACCGCGAGGCGCTCGGCTACATCCTCGGCTATGGCGCGCATTGCTTCGAGCTCTACGGCATCCGCACCTGGCTCGTGGGGTTCTGGACCTTCGTCGTCGCGCATCAAGGCGCGCCGTCGTGGCTGAGCCCCGTCGTGCTGAGCTTCTGCTTCGCGGTGATCTCGATGCCCGCCAGCATCCTTGGCAACGAGGCCGCGCTGAAATTCGGCCGCCACCGCGCGATCACGTTTGTGATGATCGCATCGGCCTGCGTGGCGCTGGCGATCGGGCTCAACGCGAGCGCTCCGGCCTGGCTGCTCGCACTGCTGCTGCTTCTCTACGGCCTAACCGTGCCGGCCGATTCAGGCGCACTGACCGCCGGCATGTCGGCCGCGGCGGCATCCGAGCATCGCGGCGCGACCCTTGCCTTGCATTCGACGGTCGGCTTCGGCCTCTCGGCGATGGGTGCGTGGGGCACAGGCGCCGCGCTCGACATCGCCGGCGGCCCGCAGAGCGCAAGCGGCTGGCTGCTGGCGTTCGTCGTTCTTGCGGCAGGGATCGCGGTGGGGCCGCTGGCGCTGCTGTGGGCAAGGTTGCCTCATGCGAAGAAGCAACGATCGTGA
- a CDS encoding IclR family transcriptional regulator → MQQPSTDGPMDRAFAVIGYVASQTRAASVAEIAGALSLPLPTAHRLIGNLEQRGLLQKAVGTKRYVVGNQLVTLSAKVIGAAFRTARRHAVLRAVAAEIGEQCEIGVVRDNVVAYVDSVRVSQPQGLQFNPGEAAPLHCTSTGKIYMSRLPERAREKLCRALALTKYTETTIVDVESLMKVLDETRRRGWAKTNEEYVRGVVGCAVPILSPDRELIACLGVSVPVARVSFTELDRFIAPLQKAAALLSETILGDDEDAAGDAS, encoded by the coding sequence ATGCAGCAGCCGAGTACCGACGGGCCAATGGACCGTGCCTTCGCGGTCATTGGCTATGTTGCGAGCCAGACCAGAGCAGCCTCGGTCGCGGAGATCGCCGGCGCGCTGTCGCTGCCGCTGCCGACCGCGCACCGGCTGATCGGAAATCTTGAGCAGCGCGGGCTGCTTCAGAAAGCCGTGGGAACGAAGCGCTACGTGGTCGGCAACCAACTGGTCACGCTGTCGGCCAAGGTGATCGGCGCAGCTTTCCGGACCGCGCGCCGGCATGCGGTGCTCCGGGCCGTTGCGGCTGAAATCGGCGAGCAATGCGAGATCGGCGTGGTGCGGGACAATGTCGTTGCCTACGTCGACAGCGTCCGCGTATCGCAACCGCAGGGGCTCCAGTTCAATCCGGGAGAAGCGGCGCCGCTCCACTGCACGTCGACCGGCAAGATCTACATGAGCCGCCTGCCGGAGCGGGCGCGAGAAAAACTGTGCCGCGCACTCGCACTCACCAAATACACCGAGACGACCATCGTCGATGTCGAGAGCCTGATGAAGGTGCTCGACGAGACGCGCAGGCGCGGCTGGGCCAAGACCAATGAAGAATATGTGCGGGGCGTGGTCGGCTGCGCCGTTCCGATCCTCTCGCCGGATCGCGAGCTGATCGCGTGCCTGGGTGTGTCCGTTCCCGTGGCACGCGTGAGCTTCACCGAGCTGGACCGGTTCATAGCGCCGCTACAGAAGGCCGCGGCGCTGCTGTCGGAGACGATCCTCGGTGATGACGAGGACGCCGCAGGCGACGCATCCTGA
- a CDS encoding amino acid ABC transporter permease, with translation MFAVLLEQTADGQRYIDWLVSGLGWTLALAFFGWWIAFAVGVIVGIGRTVQNRAVAALARLYVEIFRNIPVLVQMFLWYFVLPEILPISLGNAIKQIPPPWGSFFPALVCLGLYTAARIAEQVRAGIEALPKGQVEAASALGLSGYLTYRHVIVPQALRLIIPSLTSEVMGIYKNTSVALTIGLMELTAQARQISEATFQTFTAFGAATLVYLALALIAYQGMALIDRAVRIPGTGRAEDAAKPAATHAAQQVGSLPDAMEVVK, from the coding sequence ATGTTTGCAGTGCTTCTTGAACAGACGGCGGATGGCCAGCGCTATATCGACTGGCTTGTGTCGGGCCTCGGCTGGACCCTGGCGCTGGCATTCTTCGGCTGGTGGATTGCTTTTGCGGTCGGGGTCATCGTCGGCATCGGCCGCACCGTGCAGAACCGCGCCGTCGCGGCGCTTGCGCGCCTCTATGTGGAGATCTTCCGCAACATCCCGGTACTGGTGCAGATGTTTCTCTGGTATTTCGTCCTGCCGGAGATTCTTCCCATCTCGCTCGGAAACGCCATCAAGCAGATTCCGCCGCCGTGGGGATCGTTCTTTCCGGCACTGGTGTGCCTCGGTCTCTACACCGCTGCCCGGATCGCCGAACAGGTTCGTGCCGGGATCGAGGCCCTGCCGAAAGGGCAGGTCGAGGCGGCAAGCGCGCTCGGGCTCAGCGGCTATCTGACCTATCGCCATGTCATCGTGCCGCAGGCGCTGCGCCTGATCATCCCGAGCCTGACCAGCGAGGTCATGGGCATCTACAAGAACACCTCGGTCGCGCTCACCATCGGGCTGATGGAGCTGACGGCGCAGGCCCGCCAGATCAGCGAAGCGACGTTCCAGACTTTCACCGCTTTCGGCGCCGCAACGCTTGTCTACCTCGCGCTGGCGCTCATCGCCTATCAGGGGATGGCCCTGATCGACAGGGCCGTGCGCATTCCGGGCACGGGACGTGCGGAGGACGCGGCCAAGCCCGCCGCGACGCACGCCGCCCAACAGGTCGGCTCGTTGCCCGACGCGATGGAGGTCGTGAAATGA
- a CDS encoding aminotransferase class V-fold PLP-dependent enzyme — MSGHYDVEAVRKEFPAAERITYLDSGFQTPLARPVKAAIDRFLSEGLETAGPKKVWLDRVEQTREKLARFLGASADEIAFTKNTSESMNIAANALPLRAGDKVLMIHGDHPNNAYAFLNLRRKGVTVEFVPMTEIVTADSLRPYIDANTRAISMSQVTFHAGHRFDVESIGALCAEKGLYFVVDVMQAIGVVPIDAKAMRATFIGSGSHKGLLVPQGLGLLYWDKSRAELEPAYLAAASLAEVPADLIAQPDRLEPAPSARRFELGNFNLPAIHALGASLDMIEALGVENIQNHCFDLGDHLIARLDVLDVRLVGPRARQHRAPHIYVIALPAAEWLGHFEENGIRVSPERDGIRVSFGMFNTIADVDRLIEIIQRRGVKPSSRAA; from the coding sequence ATGTCAGGCCATTACGACGTTGAAGCCGTGCGGAAGGAGTTTCCGGCTGCCGAGCGGATCACTTATCTCGACTCCGGCTTCCAGACGCCGCTTGCGCGTCCCGTCAAGGCAGCGATCGATCGTTTCCTGAGCGAAGGTCTCGAGACCGCCGGCCCCAAGAAAGTCTGGCTCGATCGCGTCGAGCAGACCCGCGAGAAGCTGGCGCGGTTTCTCGGTGCATCGGCCGACGAGATCGCCTTCACCAAGAACACCTCGGAAAGCATGAACATCGCCGCGAACGCGCTGCCGCTGCGCGCCGGCGACAAGGTGCTGATGATCCACGGCGATCATCCGAACAACGCCTACGCATTCCTCAACCTGCGGCGCAAGGGCGTCACGGTCGAGTTCGTGCCGATGACGGAGATCGTGACGGCCGACAGCCTTCGTCCCTACATCGACGCGAATACGCGGGCGATCTCGATGTCACAGGTGACATTCCATGCCGGCCACCGTTTCGACGTCGAAAGCATCGGCGCCCTCTGCGCGGAGAAGGGACTCTATTTCGTCGTCGACGTGATGCAGGCGATCGGCGTCGTGCCGATCGACGCGAAAGCGATGCGTGCGACCTTCATCGGTTCGGGCAGTCACAAGGGGCTGCTGGTGCCGCAAGGGCTGGGCCTGCTCTATTGGGACAAGTCGAGGGCCGAGCTCGAGCCTGCTTATCTTGCAGCCGCGAGCCTTGCGGAAGTTCCGGCCGATCTCATCGCGCAGCCCGACAGGCTCGAGCCTGCCCCGAGCGCGCGCCGCTTCGAGCTCGGCAATTTCAATCTTCCGGCGATCCATGCGCTCGGTGCCTCGCTCGACATGATCGAGGCGCTGGGCGTTGAGAACATCCAGAACCACTGCTTCGATCTCGGCGACCATCTCATCGCCCGGCTCGACGTGCTGGACGTTCGTCTGGTCGGCCCTCGCGCGCGGCAGCATCGCGCGCCGCACATCTACGTCATCGCGCTGCCCGCCGCCGAATGGCTCGGCCATTTCGAGGAGAACGGGATCCGCGTGTCGCCGGAGCGGGACGGCATTCGCGTCTCGTTCGGGATGTTCAACACGATTGCCGATGTCGACCGCCTGATCGAGATCATCCAGCGGCGCGGCGTGAAGCCATCATCGAGGGCCGCATAG
- a CDS encoding DUF1214 domain-containing protein, protein MRLILITLTALLLATVVGVGATWMTTTRGTEIGALTIGAWTARPRTGTADVDPYSRATIVRNGELPIGTGDGVAFTATTDDKKKALDGRCDVVVSGVTPPARFWTLTLYDRKGHLVANSLARYGFTSQEIVRSSDGTFEIRIASRSRAGNWLPTGGIERYALMLRLYDTPVGVATRTQRDAPMPTISTVGCS, encoded by the coding sequence GTGCGGCTGATCCTGATCACATTGACGGCCCTTCTGCTCGCGACCGTGGTCGGCGTCGGCGCCACCTGGATGACGACGACGCGCGGCACCGAGATCGGCGCGCTCACCATCGGCGCCTGGACCGCGCGCCCGCGCACCGGCACCGCCGACGTCGATCCCTATTCGCGCGCCACCATCGTGCGCAACGGCGAGCTACCGATCGGCACCGGCGACGGCGTCGCCTTCACCGCGACCACTGATGACAAGAAGAAGGCGCTCGACGGCCGCTGCGACGTCGTCGTGTCAGGCGTGACGCCGCCGGCGCGGTTCTGGACGCTGACGCTGTACGACCGCAAGGGTCATCTCGTCGCCAACTCGCTTGCCCGCTACGGCTTCACCAGCCAGGAGATCGTGCGGTCGTCCGACGGCACGTTCGAGATCCGCATCGCCTCGCGCTCGCGCGCCGGCAACTGGCTGCCGACCGGCGGCATCGAGCGCTACGCGCTGATGCTGCGCCTCTACGACACACCTGTCGGGGTCGCGACGCGCACCCAGCGCGATGCGCCGATGCCCACGATCTCGACGGTGGGCTGCTCATGA
- a CDS encoding DUF1254 domain-containing protein: MIRLAFTIVAGVVLGLVVHLVSVLALPRIATQDAYSRLTPMTKLNGVTQLPLADPQTSPMPFMDPAFALAICRYDLSGGPIKLTVPVSQAYTSVSFYTRNEIAYYAINDRSAGRKVIELDLMTEAQHNELPEDEEVTAADRLIIDSPSTTGLIVMKALAPEPGLMPQAQATLQAATCGPQTEPPAKAEAPRGRR; this comes from the coding sequence ATGATCCGCCTCGCCTTCACCATCGTTGCCGGCGTGGTGCTGGGCCTCGTGGTCCATCTCGTCAGCGTGCTGGCGCTGCCGCGGATCGCGACGCAGGACGCCTATTCGCGGCTGACGCCGATGACCAAGCTCAACGGCGTGACGCAACTGCCGCTCGCCGATCCGCAGACCTCGCCGATGCCGTTCATGGACCCGGCCTTTGCGCTGGCGATCTGCCGCTACGACCTCTCGGGCGGTCCGATCAAGCTGACCGTGCCGGTGAGCCAGGCCTACACCTCGGTGTCGTTCTACACCCGCAACGAGATCGCCTATTACGCCATCAACGACCGCTCGGCGGGCCGCAAGGTGATCGAGCTCGACCTGATGACGGAAGCGCAGCACAACGAGCTGCCGGAGGACGAAGAGGTCACCGCGGCCGACCGCCTGATCATCGACTCCCCCAGCACCACCGGCCTGATCGTGATGAAGGCGCTGGCCCCCGAGCCCGGCCTGATGCCGCAGGCGCAAGCGACGCTTCAAGCTGCGACCTGCGGCCCGCAGACCGAGCCGCCGGCGAAGGCCGAGGCCCCGCGCGGACGGCGCTGA
- a CDS encoding amino acid ABC transporter ATP-binding protein, which yields MLQLAAGNNTGAPASIVTVENLVKRFGHFTALNDVNLTVAAGEKIVLCGPSGSGKSTLIRCINHIEKHDAGRIVVDGVELTGRMDDINGVRREVGMVFQSFNLFPHLSVVENCMLAPMKVRGLSRAEAHERAIGLLRKVRIHDQANKYPGQLSGGQQQRVAIARALCMQPKIMLFDEPTSALDPEMVKEVLDTMVELARDGMTMVCVTHEMGFAREIADRVVFMDRGAIVEEADPETFFRAPRTDRARDFLGQIIH from the coding sequence ATGCTTCAGCTTGCTGCGGGGAACAACACGGGAGCGCCTGCGTCGATCGTCACCGTGGAGAACCTGGTGAAGCGGTTCGGCCATTTCACGGCCCTGAATGACGTCAACCTCACCGTCGCGGCCGGCGAGAAGATCGTGCTGTGCGGTCCCTCGGGCTCCGGCAAGTCGACGCTGATCCGCTGCATCAACCACATCGAGAAGCACGATGCGGGGCGGATCGTCGTCGATGGCGTCGAGCTGACCGGCCGGATGGACGACATCAACGGCGTCCGCCGCGAGGTCGGCATGGTGTTCCAGAGCTTCAACCTGTTTCCACACCTCTCGGTCGTCGAGAATTGCATGCTGGCACCGATGAAGGTGCGAGGCCTGTCGCGCGCCGAGGCGCATGAGCGGGCGATCGGTCTGCTCCGCAAGGTGCGCATCCACGACCAGGCAAACAAGTATCCGGGGCAGCTCTCCGGCGGCCAGCAGCAGCGCGTCGCCATCGCACGGGCGCTGTGCATGCAGCCGAAGATCATGCTGTTCGACGAGCCGACCTCTGCGCTCGACCCTGAGATGGTCAAGGAAGTGCTCGACACCATGGTGGAGCTCGCGCGGGACGGCATGACCATGGTCTGCGTCACGCACGAGATGGGCTTTGCCCGCGAGATCGCGGACCGGGTGGTGTTCATGGATCGCGGCGCGATCGTCGAGGAGGCTGATCCCGAGACCTTCTTCCGCGCGCCGAGGACGGACCGGGCGAGGGATTTCCTCGGCCAGATCATCCACTAA
- a CDS encoding DUF1259 domain-containing protein translates to MRKTISALMVIGACFIATARAQDVDWQKVDDALGRKPAVTGDVHRYGFPRTDLTVTLDGVTIKPALALGGWVAFKPAHGGVMAMGDLVLLESEINPVMLKMIANGLEITAVHNHLLGASPATFYMHVAGHGDPVRIATALKEALAESKTPLSVPAPTAPPPAVDLDTAQLDQIIGVKGQANGGVYQFNVPRRDPVTEQGMQLSPVGPMGVATAINFQPTGAGKAAITGDFVLTGDEVNPVIKALRSHGIAVTALHSHMLDEQPRLFFMHFWANDDAIKLANGLRAALDKTASTKS, encoded by the coding sequence ATGCGCAAGACAATCTCGGCGCTGATGGTTATCGGCGCCTGTTTCATCGCGACTGCCCGCGCGCAGGATGTCGACTGGCAGAAGGTTGATGATGCTCTGGGCCGCAAGCCGGCCGTGACCGGCGACGTGCATCGCTACGGCTTTCCGCGCACCGACCTCACGGTGACGCTCGATGGCGTGACCATCAAGCCGGCGCTGGCGCTCGGCGGCTGGGTTGCGTTCAAGCCCGCCCATGGCGGCGTCATGGCGATGGGCGATCTGGTGCTGCTCGAGTCCGAGATCAACCCGGTCATGCTGAAGATGATCGCGAACGGGCTGGAGATCACGGCCGTGCACAATCATCTGCTCGGCGCGAGCCCCGCGACGTTCTACATGCACGTGGCCGGTCACGGCGATCCCGTGAGGATCGCAACCGCCCTCAAGGAGGCGCTCGCCGAAAGCAAGACGCCGCTCTCGGTGCCGGCTCCCACGGCCCCGCCGCCGGCCGTCGATCTCGACACTGCGCAGCTCGACCAGATCATCGGCGTCAAGGGACAGGCCAATGGCGGCGTCTACCAGTTCAACGTGCCGCGCCGCGATCCAGTCACCGAGCAGGGCATGCAGCTGAGCCCGGTCGGACCGATGGGCGTTGCGACCGCCATCAACTTCCAGCCGACCGGCGCGGGCAAGGCGGCCATCACCGGCGACTTCGTGCTGACCGGCGACGAGGTGAACCCGGTGATCAAGGCGCTGCGGTCGCACGGCATCGCCGTGACCGCGCTGCACAGTCACATGCTGGACGAACAGCCGCGTCTCTTCTTCATGCATTTCTGGGCCAACGACGACGCGATCAAGCTCGCCAATGGCTTGCGGGCCGCGCTCGACAAGACCGCGAGCACGAAGAGCTGA
- a CDS encoding amino acid ABC transporter permease, which translates to MSSLDFSVVLQAWPYLWSGLLFSLALTAVAFVVGLILGTCLALVQHFEVPVLGKLVRGYVALMRSIPLILVLFWFFFLVPIVLGHLGGNGRPVPIGATWTAFITFGLFEAAYYSEIIRVGLRAVNKGQFEACQALALSTFDTYRSVILPQVLRVASPIILSQTIILFQDTSLVYVLSLTDLLGAASKLAQLNGRLVEMYLVIAVVYLAISSAASQCVASLRRRYAIAGR; encoded by the coding sequence ATGAGCAGCCTCGATTTCTCCGTTGTGCTTCAGGCGTGGCCATACCTCTGGTCGGGCCTGCTGTTTTCGCTGGCGCTGACCGCCGTTGCTTTCGTGGTCGGCCTGATCCTCGGCACCTGCCTGGCGCTGGTGCAGCATTTCGAGGTGCCCGTGCTCGGCAAGCTCGTGCGTGGCTATGTCGCCCTGATGCGCTCGATCCCGCTGATCCTGGTTCTGTTCTGGTTCTTCTTCCTGGTGCCGATCGTGCTTGGCCATCTCGGCGGCAACGGGCGGCCGGTTCCGATCGGCGCGACCTGGACGGCGTTCATCACCTTCGGCCTGTTCGAGGCCGCCTACTATTCGGAGATCATCCGCGTCGGATTGCGGGCGGTGAACAAGGGACAGTTCGAGGCGTGTCAGGCGCTGGCACTGTCCACCTTCGACACCTATCGCTCCGTGATCCTGCCGCAGGTGCTCCGCGTCGCGAGCCCCATCATCCTGAGCCAGACCATCATCCTGTTCCAGGACACCTCGCTGGTCTACGTCCTGTCGCTCACCGATCTGCTCGGCGCAGCCTCGAAGCTCGCGCAGCTCAATGGCCGTCTGGTCGAGATGTATCTGGTCATCGCGGTGGTCTACCTCGCAATCAGCTCGGCGGCATCGCAATGCGTGGCGTCCCTGCGCAGGCGATATGCGATTGCAGGCCGCTAG
- a CDS encoding amino acid ABC transporter substrate-binding protein, with translation MTKSARVLSILSSLAVLGVISGPAAAADSPTLARIKSNGAITIGHREASIPFSYLGPDQKPIGFSLDLCAAIVERIKAETGLPSLKVNYVPVNSSNRIPLIQSGTVDIECGGTANDRKRQEQVSFSVATFVSQPRWLVKADSGLKTAGDLKGKTVVVTQGSNAVGFAQGVNAKEQLGFNIVQAKDHAESFLMLNTGRAAAFMEDDILLAGLKAAAPNPDALIFLPEGYAKIYYGLMFTKGDTGFKALVDDVLSKQMASGQFEKTYAKWFTRPIPPKNENLAFPLTVELTERIAHPSDAVD, from the coding sequence ATGACGAAGTCTGCGCGTGTCTTGAGCATTCTGTCCAGCCTCGCGGTGCTCGGCGTCATCAGTGGACCCGCGGCTGCCGCCGACAGTCCCACACTCGCCAGGATCAAATCGAACGGCGCCATCACCATCGGCCACCGCGAGGCCTCGATACCGTTCTCCTATCTCGGTCCCGACCAGAAGCCGATCGGCTTCTCGCTCGATTTGTGCGCGGCCATCGTCGAACGCATCAAGGCGGAGACCGGCCTGCCCAGTCTCAAGGTCAATTACGTTCCGGTGAACTCGTCCAACCGCATTCCGCTGATCCAGAGCGGCACCGTCGATATCGAGTGCGGCGGCACGGCGAACGACAGGAAGCGGCAGGAGCAGGTCTCGTTCTCGGTCGCCACCTTCGTCAGTCAGCCGCGCTGGCTGGTCAAGGCGGACAGCGGCCTGAAGACGGCCGGCGATCTCAAGGGCAAGACCGTCGTCGTCACCCAGGGCTCCAATGCCGTCGGCTTCGCGCAGGGCGTGAATGCGAAGGAGCAGCTCGGCTTCAACATCGTCCAGGCCAAGGACCACGCCGAATCCTTCCTGATGCTGAACACCGGCCGCGCGGCCGCCTTCATGGAAGACGATATTCTGCTCGCCGGCCTCAAGGCCGCAGCTCCGAACCCGGACGCGCTGATATTTCTCCCCGAGGGCTACGCCAAGATCTATTATGGCCTGATGTTCACGAAGGGCGATACCGGCTTCAAGGCGCTCGTCGATGACGTGCTGTCGAAGCAGATGGCGTCGGGCCAGTTCGAGAAGACCTACGCCAAATGGTTCACGAGGCCAATTCCGCCCAAGAATGAGAACTTGGCGTTCCCGCTGACGGTCGAACTGACGGAACGGATCGCGCATCCCAGCGACGCGGTCGACTAG